A part of Capsicum annuum cultivar UCD-10X-F1 chromosome 6, UCD10Xv1.1, whole genome shotgun sequence genomic DNA contains:
- the LOC107875670 gene encoding NAC domain-containing protein 40, giving the protein MENGHVSTSSRNNNNNNNVEISIATASSMFPGFRFSPTDEELISYYLKKKLEGSDKCVEVISEVEIWKHEPWDLPAKSVIQSDNEWFFFSPRGRKYPNGSQSKRATESGYWKATGKERNVKSSSNVIGTKRTLVFHTGRAPKGQRTQWIMHEYCMSGNTNYQDSMVVCRLRKNSEFHLNDTPRNQRNQLVATDSATALSGAGQLGSLEFVNVGDCCSKEGSSSFRSHSVEQIDSGSESDRPTKEFSQHDSSGHFQDFDGEEDWFADIMKDDIIELDDSSLNARPISMIPVRPESSEISNHEAQAAMSSVVPFQGTANRRLRLVRQVVTQCRVKGSKPYKAIKMNKIGGGTTSSARWLSNMFSVKWMRQYVIPIFLVTLTLLVMLLSLLEVSQQVKPRKRLLILASSRS; this is encoded by the exons ATGGAGAACGGACATGTATCAACTTCttcaagaaataataataataataataatgtggaAATTTCAATAGCAACTGCGTCTTCGATGTTTCCTGGTTTCAGGTTTTCTCCAACGGATGAAGAGCTGATATCTTATTACTTGAAGAAGAAACTAGAAGGGTCTGATAAGTGTGTTGAAGTTATTTCTGAGGTTGAGATTTGGAAACATGAACCTTGGGATTTACCAG CTAAATCCGTCATTCAATCGGATAATGAATGGTTCTTCTTTTCTCCTCGTGGAAGGAAGTACCCAAACGGATCGCAAAGTAAGAGGGCAACAGAATCTGGTTACTGGAAGGCCACAGGAAAAGAACGTAATGTGAAGTCTAGTTCAAATGTCATTGGCACAAAGAGAACGCTGGTGTTCCACACTGGTCGGGCGCCTAAAGGACAGAGAACACAATGGATAATGCATGAATATTGCATGAGTGGGAACACTAATTACCAG GATTCTATGGTTGTCTGCCGCCTCCGGAAGAATAGCGAGTTTCATTTGAATGACACACCAAGAAATCAGAGGAATCAACTGGTTGCTACTGATAGTGCAACTGCTCTATCTGGAGCAGGACAATTGGGCAGCTTGGAATTTGTCAATGTAGGGGATTGCTGCTCAAAGGAAGGTAGTAGCAGTTTTCGTTCCCATTCGGTTGAGCAGATTGATTCTGGATCGGAATCTGATAGACCGACTAAAGAGTTCTCGCAGCATGATTCCTCTGGCCACTTCCAG GATTTCGATGGCGAAGAGGACTGGTTTGCGGATATAATGAAGGACGATATCATTGAGCTAGATGATTCTTCACTTAACGCCCGACCTATTTCCATGATCCCCGTTAGGCCTGAATCCTCTGAAATATCGAATCATGAAGCTCAAGCTGCGATGTCCTCCGTGGTTCCTTTCCAGGGCACTGCAAATCGAAGACTCAGACTAGTAAGACAGGTTGTAACCCAATGTCGAGTAAAGGGATCCAAACCATACAAAGCCATCAAGATGAATAAAATCGGAGGGGGGACAACTAGTTCAGCAAGATGGTTGAGTAACATGTTTTCAGTTAAATGGATGAGGCAATATGTGATACCTATATTTCTGGTCACCTTGACATTGCTGGTCATGCTTCTTAGTCTGTTAGAAGTCTCGCAGCAAGTAAAACCGCGTAAGCGCCTTCTCATTTTAGCAAGCAGCCGAAGTTAA